The genomic DNA ACATGCTCACGCTCGGCGCGCTGACCATCGCGATCGGCCGGGTCGTCGACGACTCGATCGTGGTCCTGGAGAACATCAGGCGTCATCTCGGGTACGGCGAGGAGCGCCAGGAGGCGATCCTCAGGGCGGTCCGTGAGGTGTCCGGTGCGGTCACCTCGTCCACGCTGACCACGGTCGCGGTGTTCCTGCCCATCGGTCTGGTCGGCGGCATGGTGGGCGAGCTGTTCGGCTCGTTCTCGCTGACCGTGACGGCCGCGCTCCTCGCGTCGCTGCTGGTCTCGCTGACGGTCGTACCCGTTCTGTCGTACTGGTTCCTGCGCGCCCCGAAGGGCACGCCCGACGACGCGGAGGAAGCCCGCCGGACGGCCGAGGAGAAGGAGGCGAGGAGCAGGCTCCAACGTGTCTACGTCCCTGTCCTGCGCTTCGCCACGCGCCGCCGCCTCACCAGTGTGCTGATCGCGGCCGCGATCCTGATCGGCACGTTCGGCATGGCGCCGCTGCTGAAGACGAACTTCTTCGACCAGGGCGAGCAGGAAGTCCTCACCGTCAAGCAGGAGTTGAAGCCGGGCACCAGCCTGGCGGCGACCGACGCCCAGGCCAAGAAGGTCGAGAAGATGCTCGACGGGGTCAAGGGCGTCAAGGACTACCAGGTCACCGTCGGCTCGTCCGGCTTCCTGGCGGCCTTCGGCGGCGGCACGGACACCAACCAGGCGTCGTACTCGGTCATGCTGGACGACTCGGCGTCGTACGAGGACGTGCAGAACAGCGTCGAGGAGGGGCTCGCCAAGCTCTCCGGGATCGGTACGACGACGGTGTCGGCCGGTGACGGATTCGGCAGCCAGGACCTGAGCGTGGTCGTGAAGGCGGCCGACGCGGACGTCCTGCGGAAGGCCTCGGACCAGGTCCGTGCCGAGGTCGCGAAGCTGGACGACGTCACGGACGTGTCGAGCGACATGGCGCAGAGCGTGCCGCGCCTCTCGGTGCGGGCCAACGACAAGGCCGCCGCGGCGGGCTTCGACGACACCACCCTCGGCGCGGCCGTGACCCAGGCGGTACGGGGCACCACGAGCGGCAAGGCGCTCCTCGACGACACCGAGCGCGACATCGTGATCAGGTCGGCCAAGCCGGCCGAGACGTCGGCCCAGCTGAGGAACCTGCGCCTGGGTGCGGTGAAGCTGGGTGACATCGCGACGGTGAAGCTGGTGGACAGCCCGGTTTCGATGACCCGGATCGACGGACGGCGCGCCGCCACCATCACGGCACGGCCGACCGGCGACAACACGGGCGCCGTCAGCACGAAGCTCCAGTCGAAGATCGACGCGCTGAAGCTGCCGACCGGTGCGACGGCGGAGATCGGCGGTGTCTCGCAGGACCAGGACGACGCGTTCAAGAACCTGGGCCTGGCGATGCTGGCGGCGATCGCGATCGTGTTCATGCTGCTGGTCGCCACCTTCCGCTCGCTGGTCCAGCCGCTCATCCTGCTGGTCTCCATCCCCTTCGCGGCGACGGGCGCGATCGGTCTCCTGGTGGCCACGGGCACTCCGATGGGTGTCCCGGCGATGATCGGCATGCTGATGCTGATCGGCATCGTGGTGACGAACGCGATCGTGCTGATCGACCTGATCAACCAGTACCGCAAGCAGGGTTACGGCACGGTCGACGCCGTGATCGAGGGCGGCCGTCACCGCCTCCGCCCGATCCTGATGACGGCCCTGGCGACGATCTTCGCCCTGCTCCCGATGGCGCTCGGCGTCACGGGCGAGGGCGGCTTCATCGCCCAGCCGTTGGCGGTGGTCGTCATCGGCGGTCTGATCACGTCCACGCTGCTGACGCTGCTGCTGGTCCCGACGCTCTACACGGTGATCGAGGTCCGTAAGGAGCGCCGGGCGAAGAAGAAGGCGGCGAAGCGGGCGGCGAAGTCGGGGAACCCGTCCTCGCCGACGGGGACGCCGACGGAGACAGAGGCGGAGACGGACGCGGAC from Streptomyces avermitilis MA-4680 = NBRC 14893 includes the following:
- a CDS encoding efflux RND transporter permease subunit, which translates into the protein MSWLSRFSLAQRALIGLMSIVALAFGAIAIPQLKQQLLPTIELPMVSVLAPYQGASPDVVEKQVVEPIEDNLEAVDGITGVTSTASEGNAVIRASFDYGNDTKQLVADVQQAVNRARVQLPDAVDPQVIAGSTDDIPTVVLAVTSDKDQQALADQLDRTVVPALKSIGGVGQVTVDGVRDLQVTVTPDDKKAAKARVTSAAIGQALQAGGATVPAGSFDEDGHNRTVQVGGGLTSLGQIRDLMVMGGAGKKPVRLGDIATVEQEPAKADSLTRTDGRPSLAVNVTMDHDGSAVAISEAVKDKLPGMRKDLGSGATITVVSDQGPAVSKSIDGLTTEGALGLLFAVLVILVFLASVRSTLVTAVSIPLSVVLALIVLWTRDLSLNMLTLGALTIAIGRVVDDSIVVLENIRRHLGYGEERQEAILRAVREVSGAVTSSTLTTVAVFLPIGLVGGMVGELFGSFSLTVTAALLASLLVSLTVVPVLSYWFLRAPKGTPDDAEEARRTAEEKEARSRLQRVYVPVLRFATRRRLTSVLIAAAILIGTFGMAPLLKTNFFDQGEQEVLTVKQELKPGTSLAATDAQAKKVEKMLDGVKGVKDYQVTVGSSGFLAAFGGGTDTNQASYSVMLDDSASYEDVQNSVEEGLAKLSGIGTTTVSAGDGFGSQDLSVVVKAADADVLRKASDQVRAEVAKLDDVTDVSSDMAQSVPRLSVRANDKAAAAGFDDTTLGAAVTQAVRGTTSGKALLDDTERDIVIRSAKPAETSAQLRNLRLGAVKLGDIATVKLVDSPVSMTRIDGRRAATITARPTGDNTGAVSTKLQSKIDALKLPTGATAEIGGVSQDQDDAFKNLGLAMLAAIAIVFMLLVATFRSLVQPLILLVSIPFAATGAIGLLVATGTPMGVPAMIGMLMLIGIVVTNAIVLIDLINQYRKQGYGTVDAVIEGGRHRLRPILMTALATIFALLPMALGVTGEGGFIAQPLAVVVIGGLITSTLLTLLLVPTLYTVIEVRKERRAKKKAAKRAAKSGNPSSPTGTPTETEAETDADAGQPEPAQA